The following coding sequences are from one Paracoccus alcaliphilus window:
- a CDS encoding terminase large subunit, whose amino-acid sequence MRTDDLPAPESWDTSLPDWKARIVNRKPLIPDLPLFDAVADKALAIFKRLKIPDDFGTPRTFEEAGDDWIFDFVRAVFGSYDPERKVRMIREFLLLVPKGNAKTTYAAAIILVAAIMNERPHAELMLIAPSQKIAKRAFSQAAGMIRLDQDLTAMFDPKAYSNEIVKLDDVVPSRIQIVSADPSVVTGAMATFTLIDETHEFAKMSKAADVFAEIKGSLGKRPDGFLLQITTQSKAPPTGVWKSELTIARKVRDGEMRRSLLPVLYELPPEMAANDGWRDRSTWGMVNPNLNRSVSEDYIAGEIEKAEIDGPHQMALIASQHLNVEVGQGLNADRWAGALYWEKNADPSLTFERMLEDCDVMVAAGDVGGADDLFGFAAIGRHRHSRKWLAWHWAWCLRPVLELRKSIAPKLEELAQMDQLGITDSAAEQVEAAVQICCRIRDAGLFPEKAGIGLDPHGVAALVDALEEEGFELGKDIVPVGQGYKLSGAIKGVERRLFDGRLKHGGQELMTWCVGNAKAEQRGNNVYVTKEAAGVAKIDPLIALFTGAILMDGNPEPVGNLDSFISQPLMVI is encoded by the coding sequence AAAGCTGGGATACGTCCCTGCCGGACTGGAAGGCTCGGATCGTCAATCGCAAGCCGCTGATCCCGGACCTGCCGCTGTTCGACGCCGTCGCCGACAAGGCACTGGCAATCTTCAAGCGGCTGAAGATTCCTGATGATTTCGGTACTCCGCGCACATTCGAAGAGGCTGGCGACGACTGGATATTTGATTTTGTCCGCGCGGTCTTCGGCAGTTATGACCCGGAACGCAAGGTGCGGATGATCCGGGAATTCCTGCTGCTGGTCCCGAAGGGAAATGCCAAGACAACCTATGCGGCGGCGATCATCCTTGTCGCCGCGATCATGAATGAACGGCCCCATGCCGAGCTGATGCTGATCGCGCCCAGCCAGAAGATCGCCAAGCGCGCGTTCAGTCAGGCGGCGGGGATGATCCGCCTCGACCAAGATCTGACGGCGATGTTCGACCCGAAGGCTTACAGCAACGAAATCGTCAAACTGGATGACGTGGTGCCATCGCGAATCCAGATCGTCTCGGCCGATCCGTCGGTTGTCACCGGCGCCATGGCGACGTTCACGTTGATCGACGAGACGCATGAGTTCGCGAAGATGTCGAAGGCCGCCGATGTCTTTGCCGAGATCAAGGGATCGCTCGGCAAGAGACCGGACGGTTTCCTGTTGCAGATCACGACGCAATCCAAGGCGCCGCCGACCGGCGTCTGGAAGTCGGAACTGACGATCGCCCGCAAGGTCCGCGATGGCGAGATGCGCCGGTCTCTGCTGCCCGTGTTGTACGAGTTGCCACCCGAGATGGCCGCCAATGATGGCTGGCGGGATCGCAGCACCTGGGGAATGGTCAACCCGAACCTGAACCGGTCGGTGAGCGAGGATTATATCGCGGGCGAGATAGAGAAGGCCGAGATCGACGGCCCGCACCAGATGGCGCTGATCGCCTCGCAGCACCTGAATGTCGAAGTTGGCCAGGGCCTGAATGCCGATCGATGGGCGGGCGCGCTGTATTGGGAAAAAAACGCCGATCCGTCGCTGACCTTCGAGCGAATGCTGGAGGACTGCGACGTGATGGTGGCGGCGGGCGATGTCGGCGGGGCAGATGACCTGTTCGGTTTTGCAGCCATCGGTCGCCACCGCCACAGCCGGAAATGGCTGGCGTGGCACTGGGCATGGTGTCTGCGACCGGTGCTGGAGCTGCGCAAGAGCATTGCGCCGAAGCTGGAGGAACTGGCCCAGATGGATCAGCTCGGGATTACCGACAGCGCAGCCGAACAGGTCGAGGCGGCGGTGCAGATCTGCTGCCGAATCCGAGATGCAGGGCTGTTTCCTGAAAAGGCCGGCATCGGCCTTGATCCTCACGGGGTTGCGGCGCTGGTCGATGCGCTGGAGGAAGAAGGGTTCGAGCTGGGCAAGGACATCGTCCCGGTCGGACAGGGCTACAAGCTGAGCGGTGCGATCAAGGGGGTCGAGCGCCGCCTGTTCGACGGGCGGCTGAAACATGGTGGGCAGGAGCTGATGACGTGGTGCGTCGGCAATGCCAAGGCGGAACAGCGAGGCAACAACGTGTATGTGACGAAAGAGGCGGCAGGCGTCGCCAAGATCGATCCGTTGATCGCGCTGTTCACCGGCGCCATCCTGATGGACGGCAACCCGGAGCCGGTCGGCAACCTCGACAGCTTCATCTCTCAGCCCCTCATGGTGATCTGA
- a CDS encoding phage portal protein, which yields MSKPMAILDHHGRPMAALSDLTKEQRLVLAGGDLGYYIAANASGKTVTLSSALTVSAVWACVARSAQAMASLPIDVFRKTASGRQKVDGALDDLIALSPNADQTPVEFWEGMLSWLLAVGNAYAEIDWVNGRAAALLPLPSTLVKPFRNKVTNELMYEVRDPGMSRPRVVKQRDMLHLRGWGFGGDEGMSPIRWGTQSLGAAMAADEASGKMFGSGMQASGVLKSNQRIDDKQRPQIQKLMEEYMGSSRAGKIMVLESGMDFQQLTLNPDDAQMLETRRFSIEEVCRWFGVPPIVIGHSAEGQTMWGTGVEQIFLSWMQLGINPLLKKIEQRIRKQLIPLRDQRDTYAEFNREAMLQMDSKAKAEFLRAMTTNGIMSRDEARDKLNLERRGGVADDLMVQTAMSPIDLLNERI from the coding sequence ATGTCGAAGCCCATGGCCATCCTCGATCATCATGGCCGCCCCATGGCGGCGCTGAGCGATCTGACCAAGGAACAGCGCCTGGTGCTGGCCGGTGGCGATCTGGGCTATTACATCGCGGCCAATGCCAGCGGCAAGACCGTGACCTTGTCGTCGGCTCTGACCGTCTCGGCGGTCTGGGCTTGTGTCGCGCGCAGTGCCCAGGCGATGGCCTCGCTGCCGATCGACGTGTTCCGGAAAACCGCCTCGGGTCGCCAGAAGGTGGACGGTGCGCTTGATGATCTGATCGCGCTGTCGCCGAACGCGGATCAGACGCCGGTCGAGTTCTGGGAGGGCATGCTGTCCTGGCTTCTGGCCGTCGGCAACGCCTATGCCGAAATCGATTGGGTCAATGGCCGCGCCGCCGCGTTGCTGCCGTTGCCATCGACGCTGGTCAAGCCGTTCCGCAACAAGGTCACCAACGAGTTGATGTATGAGGTTCGCGACCCCGGCATGTCGCGGCCTCGCGTCGTGAAGCAACGCGACATGCTGCATCTGCGCGGCTGGGGCTTTGGCGGCGATGAGGGGATGTCGCCGATCCGTTGGGGCACCCAGTCACTGGGCGCGGCTATGGCGGCCGACGAGGCGTCGGGCAAGATGTTCGGATCGGGGATGCAGGCCTCAGGCGTCCTGAAGTCGAACCAGAGGATCGACGACAAGCAACGGCCGCAGATCCAGAAGCTCATGGAGGAATACATGGGCTCAAGCCGGGCGGGCAAGATCATGGTCCTGGAGTCCGGTATGGACTTCCAGCAGCTGACGCTGAACCCAGATGATGCCCAGATGCTGGAAACCAGGCGCTTCTCGATCGAGGAAGTCTGCCGCTGGTTCGGCGTCCCGCCCATCGTCATCGGCCACTCAGCCGAGGGCCAGACGATGTGGGGCACCGGGGTCGAGCAGATTTTCCTGTCGTGGATGCAGCTGGGCATCAACCCGCTGCTGAAGAAGATCGAGCAGCGGATCCGCAAGCAGCTGATCCCGTTGCGTGACCAGCGCGACACCTATGCCGAGTTCAATCGCGAGGCGATGCTGCAGATGGACAGCAAGGCCAAGGCCGAATTCCTGCGCGCGATGACCACCAACGGCATCATGTCGCGCGATGAGGCCCGCGACAAACTGAACCTCGAGCGCCGCGGCGGCGTCGCGGACGATCTGATGGTGCAGACCGCGATGTCGCCCATCGACCTTCTGAACGAAAGGATCTGA
- a CDS encoding head maturation protease, ClpP-related: MAKNHMPVAHFGVRPDEVRADCAPPKALERWQPELRARAETSESGPFVIDVMDVIGESWDGYGVTARRIGALLRSAGDREVIVNINSPGGDVFEGLAIYNMLRGHKGDVTVRIVGLAASAASVIAMAGDRVEIARAGFLMIHNTWVFAIGDRHALNTVAGQLGAFDEVMAELYALRTNIEASEIGQMMDRETWISGRAAIDQGFADDLLAADQIEADPKARAEAPRVKSLAKMDAAMARGGLARSERRGLIKEMTATPGAGEDGMPSAAKSLISFNELVKSTIANMENGNAS, from the coding sequence ATGGCCAAGAACCATATGCCGGTCGCGCATTTCGGTGTGCGGCCTGATGAGGTGCGCGCCGATTGCGCCCCGCCCAAGGCGCTGGAAAGATGGCAGCCCGAACTGCGGGCTCGTGCCGAGACCAGCGAAAGCGGCCCCTTCGTCATCGACGTCATGGACGTGATCGGCGAGAGCTGGGACGGATACGGCGTCACCGCGCGCCGAATCGGTGCTTTGTTGCGCTCGGCCGGCGACCGCGAGGTCATCGTCAACATCAACAGCCCCGGCGGTGACGTGTTCGAGGGTCTGGCGATCTACAACATGCTGCGCGGCCACAAGGGCGATGTCACCGTCCGCATCGTCGGTCTTGCCGCCTCGGCCGCATCTGTCATCGCCATGGCCGGGGATCGGGTCGAGATCGCCCGTGCCGGGTTTCTGATGATCCACAACACATGGGTCTTTGCCATCGGAGACCGCCACGCGCTGAATACGGTCGCGGGCCAGCTGGGGGCCTTCGATGAGGTCATGGCCGAGCTTTACGCCCTGCGCACAAATATCGAGGCCAGCGAGATCGGCCAGATGATGGACCGCGAAACGTGGATTTCGGGCCGTGCCGCGATCGATCAGGGCTTCGCCGATGACCTGCTGGCCGCCGACCAGATCGAGGCCGATCCGAAGGCCCGGGCCGAAGCCCCCCGGGTCAAGAGCCTTGCAAAGATGGATGCTGCCATGGCGCGCGGCGGGCTGGCCCGCTCCGAGCGGCGCGGCCTCATCAAGGAAATGACCGCCACGCCGGGCGCTGGCGAAGATGGCATGCCGAGCGCTGCCAAGAGCCTGATCAGCTTTAACGAGCTGGTCAAATCGACAATTGCCAACATGGAGAATGGCAATGCCTCTTGA
- a CDS encoding phage major capsid protein, translating into MPLDNEAAIGELQENFTKVTAKLQEGVQNVLAENKRLGGLTGETKAEVDKLLLKQGELVEQIGEMQASQRDLEQRFASGRRGGGADGAKSLGQMVVDEAADAIKALAKSGVNGDHSLGVFNAITSLPDSGGVLLPERRESEIVAEPDKKLVVKDLITVGQTGQALIKYFREISRTGAAGIVPDDGVTVKPLIDKVWDAVEASVKTIAGRMEIHKHMLDDVPALRTDIDTTLTYEVNKVENAQILAGDGTGENFSGLITNATAYAQDAREPAGATILDRMRLAMLQVSAAGYVVDAHVLNIWDWAQAEMLKDTTGRYIFGNPFMETPTPRLWGRRVVDTEDMPEGDFLTGAFRMAATYYERQGIEILLSSENRDNFDRNMLTVRGEKRGVVAVKRPLALCYYTAPGEGGGEGGDG; encoded by the coding sequence ATGCCTCTTGATAACGAAGCGGCGATTGGTGAGCTGCAGGAAAACTTCACCAAGGTCACGGCCAAGCTGCAAGAGGGCGTCCAGAACGTCCTGGCCGAGAACAAGCGTCTCGGCGGTCTGACCGGCGAGACCAAGGCCGAGGTCGACAAGCTGCTGCTCAAACAGGGCGAGCTGGTCGAGCAGATCGGCGAAATGCAGGCGTCCCAGCGTGATCTGGAACAGCGCTTTGCCAGTGGTCGCCGCGGCGGCGGTGCAGACGGCGCCAAGTCCCTCGGACAGATGGTTGTGGATGAGGCTGCCGACGCCATCAAGGCGCTGGCCAAGTCCGGTGTGAATGGCGATCACAGCCTCGGGGTGTTCAACGCGATCACCTCGCTGCCGGATTCGGGCGGCGTCCTGCTGCCCGAGCGTCGCGAAAGCGAGATCGTGGCCGAGCCGGACAAGAAACTGGTGGTGAAGGATTTGATCACCGTCGGTCAGACCGGACAGGCGCTGATCAAGTACTTCCGGGAGATCTCCCGCACGGGTGCCGCTGGTATCGTGCCGGATGACGGTGTGACCGTGAAGCCGCTGATCGACAAGGTCTGGGATGCGGTCGAGGCCTCGGTCAAGACCATCGCTGGTCGGATGGAAATCCACAAGCACATGCTGGATGACGTCCCGGCGCTGCGCACCGATATCGACACCACGCTGACCTATGAGGTCAACAAGGTCGAGAACGCGCAGATCCTCGCGGGCGACGGGACGGGCGAGAACTTCTCGGGCCTGATCACCAATGCTACGGCCTATGCGCAGGACGCCCGCGAACCGGCAGGAGCCACGATCCTCGACCGCATGCGCCTGGCCATGTTGCAGGTCAGCGCCGCCGGTTATGTCGTCGACGCACATGTCCTGAATATCTGGGACTGGGCTCAGGCAGAGATGCTGAAGGACACGACCGGTCGTTACATCTTCGGCAACCCGTTCATGGAAACGCCGACGCCGCGCCTCTGGGGGCGTCGCGTGGTCGATACCGAGGACATGCCTGAGGGTGATTTCCTGACCGGCGCGTTCAGGATGGCCGCGACCTATTACGAGCGTCAGGGCATCGAGATCCTTTTGTCGTCGGAAAACCGCGACAACTTCGATCGCAACATGCTGACGGTGCGCGGCGAGAAGCGCGGCGTGGTCGCGGTCAAGCGTCCGCTGGCGCTTTGCTACTACACCGCGCCCGGCGAGGGCGGCGGCGAAGGCGGCGACGGCTGA
- a CDS encoding head-tail connector protein, whose translation MIIDLAEMKQHLRVDGDDEDPTISAINEAAQSQVANWIGRPIYGHPDDMPAEDDPGYDRFQIVADSAVRVAIKMLAERMYTNRGGEGGSAEDAVPPMTVRALLSGYRVFCNVDEAYGNR comes from the coding sequence ATGATCATCGACCTTGCCGAGATGAAACAGCACCTGCGTGTCGATGGTGACGACGAGGATCCGACCATCTCGGCCATCAACGAAGCGGCGCAATCGCAGGTCGCCAACTGGATCGGGCGCCCTATCTATGGCCACCCCGACGATATGCCGGCCGAGGATGATCCCGGCTACGACCGGTTCCAGATCGTTGCCGACAGCGCCGTCCGCGTGGCCATCAAGATGCTGGCCGAACGGATGTATACCAATCGCGGTGGCGAAGGCGGCAGCGCCGAAGATGCCGTTCCCCCGATGACCGTCAGGGCGCTGCTGTCGGGGTATCGTGTGTTCTGCAATGTGGATGAGGCATATGGAAACCGGTGA
- a CDS encoding phage head closure protein codes for METGDLDRRVQFLRPGVIDDGYQTRPGSYEPHGGRVWAGRKFVRDAERYAAGTVGVDAVARFTVRYSSFTAQITHKDRLICEGRTYGIVGIKELGRRVGFEITASEVRE; via the coding sequence ATGGAAACCGGTGATCTCGACCGTCGCGTTCAGTTCCTGCGCCCTGGCGTGATCGATGACGGCTACCAAACGCGCCCGGGATCTTACGAACCGCATGGCGGGCGGGTATGGGCCGGACGGAAGTTCGTGCGCGACGCCGAGCGATATGCCGCTGGCACAGTTGGCGTGGACGCTGTCGCGCGCTTCACGGTTCGGTATTCATCCTTCACCGCGCAGATCACGCATAAGGACCGGCTGATCTGCGAGGGCCGGACTTACGGCATCGTCGGCATCAAGGAACTGGGCCGTCGCGTCGGGTTCGAGATCACAGCCTCGGAGGTGCGGGAATGA
- a CDS encoding HK97-gp10 family putative phage morphogenesis protein: MTFRLEGVEDLEKALAEVAKQSTRVAITRRALQKAAAPMLAKAKRYAPIDTGRLEESIKISTRAKGEVGRAAYAQTMKATGGDKGAAVAAMRDARRNFKAVNPPAILYLGPTQNAWHAHFVEFGTRPHTNAGMYAGSQHPGTAPDPFLRPAFDSEAQGTIDRLKPLIWDEIQKHAARMAKRAARG; this comes from the coding sequence ATGACGTTCCGACTGGAAGGCGTCGAGGATCTCGAAAAGGCGCTGGCCGAGGTGGCGAAGCAATCTACCCGCGTGGCGATCACCCGCCGGGCGCTGCAGAAGGCGGCTGCCCCGATGCTGGCGAAGGCCAAGCGTTACGCCCCCATCGACACCGGCAGGCTTGAGGAAAGCATCAAGATCAGCACGCGTGCCAAGGGCGAGGTCGGGCGCGCGGCATATGCGCAGACGATGAAGGCTACGGGCGGCGACAAGGGCGCGGCTGTGGCGGCAATGCGGGACGCGCGTCGTAATTTCAAAGCCGTCAATCCGCCCGCGATCCTTTATCTCGGCCCGACGCAGAACGCATGGCACGCGCATTTCGTAGAATTTGGGACGCGACCCCATACCAACGCGGGGATGTATGCCGGATCGCAGCACCCCGGCACCGCGCCCGATCCGTTCCTGCGGCCAGCATTCGACAGCGAGGCGCAGGGCACCATTGACCGTCTCAAGCCGCTGATCTGGGACGAGATCCAGAAACACGCGGCGCGGATGGCGAAGCGGGCAGCGAGGGGCTGA
- the gp17 gene encoding tail completion protein gp17, with protein MEQAFRALLIAGLPAVPSDRINWGEHPQFGGRPYITLHLISVNQGHHMQGPEVLEQSRVQVDCYAPTFGEARGMAAAVKTALDFHRGGGFLGILFDGMRQTRESGDNAGEAIYRASLDFLTHWRTSDG; from the coding sequence ATGGAACAAGCTTTCCGCGCCCTGCTGATAGCGGGGCTTCCCGCCGTGCCATCCGACCGGATCAATTGGGGCGAGCATCCGCAGTTTGGCGGGCGTCCATACATCACGCTGCATCTGATCAGCGTCAATCAGGGCCATCACATGCAAGGCCCCGAGGTGCTGGAGCAAAGCCGGGTGCAGGTGGATTGCTACGCGCCGACCTTCGGGGAAGCGCGCGGCATGGCTGCCGCCGTGAAAACCGCCTTGGACTTCCATCGCGGCGGCGGCTTTCTGGGCATCCTGTTCGACGGGATGCGCCAAACCCGCGAAAGCGGTGATAACGCGGGCGAGGCGATCTATCGCGCCAGCCTTGATTTCTTGACACACTGGAGGACCAGCGATGGTTGA
- a CDS encoding phage tail tube protein codes for MVEVASQVGIGWQDELWIGRTVSETTTWTQILGIETINAPEKVPEDIDVTHMQSPGRTRETIPGLLAAADWSQEVQYWPEHASQVLLDTLAALNETGEKEDVMVEFVVGGIRRTYRGYVSHFTPQSSVGEKRMATLAMKIFERITPNPRTPEGD; via the coding sequence ATGGTTGAAGTAGCTTCCCAAGTCGGGATCGGCTGGCAGGATGAACTGTGGATCGGGCGCACAGTCTCGGAAACCACGACCTGGACGCAGATCCTCGGCATCGAAACGATCAATGCCCCGGAAAAGGTGCCGGAGGATATCGACGTTACGCACATGCAGTCCCCGGGCCGCACGCGCGAGACGATCCCCGGCTTGCTGGCGGCAGCCGACTGGTCGCAAGAGGTCCAGTACTGGCCCGAGCATGCGAGCCAAGTCCTGCTGGATACGCTGGCCGCGCTGAACGAAACCGGCGAGAAAGAGGATGTCATGGTGGAATTCGTGGTGGGCGGCATCCGTCGCACCTATCGCGGATATGTCAGCCATTTCACCCCGCAATCCTCGGTCGGTGAAAAGCGCATGGCCACGCTGGCGATGAAGATCTTCGAGCGGATCACGCCGAACCCGCGCACGCCGGAGGGCGACTGA
- a CDS encoding GTA-gp10 family protein, with amino-acid sequence MADVTGALHHDFGGKTYTLRLTLGGISKLQGKYGNDLGGLLDGGIEGVPPFGMMIDIIAAALEKGERISADDAADLADDMLTADRSIMEKVMKAAFPDQVGNAQAPKAKT; translated from the coding sequence ATGGCTGATGTGACCGGCGCGCTGCACCATGATTTCGGCGGCAAAACCTATACCCTGCGGCTGACCCTCGGCGGCATCTCCAAGCTGCAAGGGAAATATGGCAACGATCTCGGCGGGCTTCTGGATGGCGGGATCGAGGGCGTTCCACCCTTCGGCATGATGATCGACATCATTGCCGCAGCGCTGGAGAAGGGCGAGCGGATTTCGGCGGATGATGCCGCCGATCTGGCCGACGACATGCTGACGGCGGATCGGTCGATCATGGAGAAGGTCATGAAAGCTGCCTTCCCGGATCAGGTGGGAAACGCCCAAGCCCCGAAGGCCAAGACCTAG
- a CDS encoding phage tail tape measure protein, translated as MSNVIGNLRVVLGLDSAAFQRGLNEATTNLRRMGQDMQRMGRNLSLYVTGPTVAFGVAAIRTAAQFEAAMNQVAAVTGATGEQLKSLTEQAKELGATTQFTASQAAEAMGFLAMAGYETDQILGAMPDTLKLASSAQLDMADAADIVTNILSGYGKEVGELENITDVLVNAFTSANTNLVQLGEAMTYAGPVANAAGVEFEEAAAALGMMGGAGIQASMAGTSLRGAISRALTPTKKMAGIMEEAGLSFKDAEGRLLPLADIIEQLEPHANDAGMMMELFGQRAGPAMASLVGKGSQELRDFTEDLRNSGGVADRVSAVQMQGFKGSMRELSAAFEALQLAIADTGLIEFVANLVRGLTRIVSGLSKANPEFLKWGVILGAVAAALGPILIGLGAILIGIGPVIAGIGGLVGIFKGLALVVAGLSAPFAALVAAIAAGAYLAWENWETVGPWFTDLFTAIGDVFIGLAKTITGIITGDLSLAVEGLKQAWGGLQQYFQTLWDGIVGVFLWAKEQIQPVIDWFDEAVNRIDRGYNRISGAAKGPISSGGDTSPPGADVIVPPQPLADGLAAGTSAIGQQGKDDAAAYEGGWREGMGIRSPSRVMMEIGQYISQGLGDGIEGQRGYVMSQTDSLGSDIQSSITSQLDGIVRGTTSVKEAFANMLQDMASRLMSSGLSSLLGGLFGGFGGGLSIPGFASGGSHQGGWRIVGEHGPELEATGAARYYSAGQTRNMLGGGTDKQQVEIILTAPEGFTAAQVQQVQGISLKVVQGTGRRSSDDQYLGRGR; from the coding sequence ATGTCCAATGTAATCGGAAACTTGCGCGTTGTCTTGGGCCTTGACTCAGCGGCATTTCAGCGCGGCCTAAACGAAGCGACGACCAACCTGCGCCGCATGGGGCAGGACATGCAGAGGATGGGGCGTAACTTGTCCCTGTATGTCACCGGGCCAACTGTTGCCTTTGGGGTGGCGGCCATCCGAACCGCCGCACAGTTTGAAGCTGCGATGAACCAAGTCGCAGCGGTTACGGGCGCGACAGGAGAACAACTTAAATCTCTGACTGAACAAGCAAAAGAACTTGGAGCAACAACACAATTCACGGCATCGCAGGCAGCGGAGGCAATGGGTTTTCTTGCGATGGCCGGCTATGAGACAGACCAGATCCTCGGCGCTATGCCTGACACGCTCAAGCTGGCCTCGTCTGCGCAGTTGGACATGGCTGACGCTGCTGATATTGTGACGAATATCTTGTCTGGATACGGCAAAGAAGTAGGTGAACTTGAGAACATAACTGATGTTCTGGTTAATGCATTTACTAGTGCCAATACGAACTTGGTTCAACTTGGCGAAGCCATGACTTATGCCGGACCCGTTGCTAATGCCGCAGGAGTCGAATTTGAGGAAGCCGCCGCCGCGCTCGGGATGATGGGGGGCGCGGGCATTCAGGCTAGTATGGCTGGCACATCTTTGCGAGGGGCGATTTCTCGCGCTCTGACTCCAACAAAGAAAATGGCCGGCATCATGGAAGAGGCGGGGCTTTCCTTCAAGGACGCCGAAGGTCGGCTTCTGCCTCTTGCCGATATCATTGAGCAGCTTGAACCGCACGCAAATGATGCTGGCATGATGATGGAGTTGTTCGGCCAGCGCGCGGGACCGGCTATGGCCAGTCTCGTTGGCAAAGGTTCTCAAGAGTTGCGTGACTTCACCGAAGATTTGCGCAACTCAGGTGGTGTGGCGGATAGGGTTTCTGCGGTCCAGATGCAGGGCTTCAAAGGATCGATGCGCGAACTCAGTGCAGCATTTGAGGCGTTGCAGCTAGCAATTGCGGATACTGGACTTATTGAGTTTGTGGCGAATTTGGTTCGCGGCTTGACCCGCATTGTTAGCGGCTTGAGCAAGGCAAACCCAGAATTTCTAAAATGGGGCGTGATTCTTGGTGCGGTTGCGGCTGCGCTCGGTCCTATCTTGATTGGTCTTGGTGCCATACTGATCGGTATCGGCCCTGTCATCGCCGGGATCGGTGGGCTGGTCGGCATATTTAAGGGCTTGGCTCTCGTGGTGGCAGGATTGAGCGCACCTTTCGCCGCGCTGGTCGCGGCAATCGCTGCCGGTGCCTATCTCGCATGGGAAAATTGGGAGACAGTCGGGCCGTGGTTCACCGACCTGTTCACGGCGATTGGCGACGTGTTCATCGGTCTGGCCAAGACGATCACCGGTATCATCACGGGGGATCTGTCGCTTGCGGTCGAGGGGCTTAAGCAGGCGTGGGGCGGGCTACAGCAATACTTCCAGACACTATGGGACGGCATCGTCGGAGTGTTCCTGTGGGCGAAAGAGCAAATCCAGCCGGTGATCGACTGGTTTGATGAGGCGGTCAATCGCATCGACCGTGGATACAACCGCATCTCGGGCGCGGCGAAAGGCCCAATCAGCAGCGGCGGCGACACCAGCCCACCAGGCGCGGATGTTATCGTCCCACCGCAACCGCTGGCCGATGGCCTCGCCGCTGGCACATCTGCGATTGGGCAGCAGGGCAAAGACGATGCCGCTGCCTATGAGGGCGGCTGGCGCGAAGGAATGGGCATCCGCTCGCCGTCGCGCGTGATGATGGAGATCGGCCAGTATATCTCGCAGGGTCTGGGAGACGGGATCGAGGGCCAGCGGGGCTATGTCATGTCGCAGACGGACAGCCTTGGCAGCGACATCCAATCGTCCATCACCAGCCAGCTTGACGGCATCGTGCGCGGCACCACCAGCGTCAAGGAGGCATTCGCCAATATGTTGCAGGACATGGCTTCGAGGCTCATGTCCAGCGGGCTGAGTAGCCTTCTGGGCGGGCTGTTCGGCGGCTTCGGTGGCGGGTTAAGCATCCCCGGTTTTGCCTCTGGGGGATCTCACCAAGGGGGCTGGCGCATCGTCGGCGAGCATGGCCCTGAGTTGGAGGCGACCGGCGCGGCCCGCTACTACAGCGCAGGGCAGACGCGGAATATGCTGGGTGGAGGCACCGATAAGCAACAGGTCGAAATCATCCTGACCGCGCCAGAGGGTTTCACGGCGGCGCAGGTCCAGCAGGTTCAGGGCATATCCCTGAAGGTCGTGCAAGGAACCGGTCGCCGATCTTCCGACGATCAGTATCTGGGCAGGGGGCGCTGA